Proteins encoded by one window of Bacillus sp. DTU_2020_1000418_1_SI_GHA_SEK_038:
- a CDS encoding Mu transposase C-terminal domain-containing protein: MLVVNNLISFTDSENEKVVERVLWLNKEHDYGYFFNIHTTSLPYERNISEVEEGLNKGSIILVEKDPFSRLINEHDIPKKHLSLRDSTWEIIKDIVELEPFVYHSAERRKLILKKSEAHNIHESTVIRYLKKYWQRGKTKNALLPDYYLCGGKGKEKKASEVKRGRPRKHGQVTGEGINIDENIKKMFRSAINKHYYSSTEKSLTLTYELMLREYFSMDSKVKGDVEIPVIKSYGELPSLNQFRYWFEKERDIKKEISQRKGRKNYDQNHRAIIGESTSEALGPGAVYQIDATVGDLYLLSRFNRDWIIGRPVIYSVMDVYSRMIVGLYIGLEGPSWAGAMMALANAASDKVSFCRDFGIEIEKHEWPVAHLPESILADRGELEGNKVDPLINNFGIKILNTPSYRADLKGIIEQHFRVTNTRTKAFLPGSVKPVKERGDRDYRLEAQLDIYQFTQVIIKCVLYHNNQHYLTNYQREEMMVEDGIESIPIQLWEWGINNKSGKLRHVSEDVVKLNLMPMGKATVTAKGIAYKGLLYGSKQSLKERWFEKARNRGTWKIEISYDPRNMDYLYLRDENGLSFDKCFLLEHQQRYKGKVVEEINYLLEYEKMKEKQHKEKTLQSKVDLNTEIEEIVKQAKLETSQKQTDVISKRSKIGSIRANRAVEKMIQRDEEAFELNKVNIENSKIVPFNQSESDEFMGDSGFDLLLRKQKEALKKKDE, from the coding sequence ATGCTTGTAGTTAATAATCTTATTTCCTTCACTGATTCAGAAAACGAGAAAGTAGTAGAAAGGGTATTATGGCTTAATAAAGAACATGATTATGGGTATTTTTTTAATATTCATACCACCTCTTTGCCCTATGAAAGGAATATTTCAGAAGTGGAAGAGGGGCTTAACAAGGGTAGCATAATTCTTGTTGAAAAGGACCCATTCAGTCGGTTGATAAATGAACATGATATTCCTAAAAAACATCTGTCCTTACGTGACAGTACTTGGGAAATCATAAAGGATATTGTGGAGTTGGAGCCATTTGTCTACCACTCTGCAGAAAGAAGAAAATTAATTCTAAAAAAGAGTGAAGCCCACAATATTCATGAAAGTACTGTTATCCGCTATTTAAAGAAGTATTGGCAACGCGGTAAGACAAAAAATGCTCTTTTACCTGACTATTATCTGTGTGGAGGTAAAGGAAAGGAAAAAAAGGCCAGTGAGGTAAAAAGAGGACGGCCTAGAAAGCATGGACAGGTAACAGGTGAAGGAATAAATATTGATGAAAATATCAAAAAAATGTTTAGGTCTGCTATAAACAAGCATTATTACTCCTCTACCGAAAAATCACTTACTCTTACCTACGAACTAATGTTAAGGGAGTATTTTAGTATGGATAGTAAAGTGAAAGGAGATGTGGAAATACCCGTAATAAAATCCTACGGAGAGTTACCATCACTAAATCAATTTAGGTATTGGTTTGAAAAGGAAAGAGATATCAAAAAAGAAATTAGCCAAAGAAAAGGTCGGAAAAATTATGACCAAAATCATAGAGCAATTATAGGCGAGTCAACATCAGAAGCATTAGGTCCCGGTGCAGTTTATCAGATTGATGCAACAGTAGGCGATTTGTACTTGTTATCAAGATTTAATCGTGATTGGATAATTGGACGACCTGTAATTTATTCCGTAATGGATGTTTATAGCAGAATGATAGTCGGTCTTTATATTGGATTAGAAGGTCCATCTTGGGCTGGTGCAATGATGGCTTTGGCTAATGCTGCTTCTGATAAAGTTAGTTTTTGTCGGGACTTCGGAATTGAGATTGAAAAACATGAGTGGCCAGTTGCACACCTTCCAGAATCTATTTTGGCTGACCGAGGGGAATTAGAGGGAAATAAAGTTGATCCCCTAATTAATAACTTCGGAATAAAAATTTTAAATACACCTTCATACAGGGCTGACTTAAAAGGAATAATTGAACAACATTTTCGAGTTACCAATACAAGAACGAAGGCTTTTCTACCGGGTTCGGTAAAGCCTGTTAAAGAACGTGGTGATCGTGATTACCGTTTGGAGGCACAGTTGGATATTTACCAGTTTACTCAAGTGATTATCAAATGTGTTTTATATCATAATAATCAACATTATCTTACAAACTATCAGCGTGAAGAAATGATGGTGGAGGACGGAATAGAGTCTATTCCAATACAACTCTGGGAATGGGGGATAAACAACAAATCTGGAAAGTTACGTCATGTTTCAGAAGATGTTGTAAAACTCAATCTCATGCCAATGGGCAAGGCTACCGTAACTGCAAAGGGGATTGCGTATAAAGGATTACTCTATGGTTCAAAACAGTCTTTAAAAGAAAGATGGTTTGAAAAGGCACGGAACCGGGGCACTTGGAAAATTGAAATAAGTTATGATCCAAGAAATATGGATTATTTATATTTACGGGATGAAAATGGTTTGAGTTTTGATAAATGCTTTTTATTGGAACACCAGCAACGATATAAGGGCAAGGTGGTTGAAGAAATTAATTACTTGCTAGAATACGAGAAAATGAAAGAAAAGCAACACAAGGAGAAAACATTACAATCAAAAGTTGATTTAAACACTGAAATCGAAGAGATCGTAAAACAGGCTAAACTGGAAACATCCCAAAAACAAACGGATGTAATTAGTAAAAGGAGCAAAATAGGGAGCATTCGAGCAAACCGTGCTGTTGAAAAAATGATACAACGTGATGAAGAGGCTTTTGAATTAAATAAAGTTAATATTGAAAACTCTAAGATTGTTCCTTTTAATCAATCAGAAAGTGATGAATTTATGGGAGATTCAGGGTTTGATTTGTTGTTGAGAAAGCAGAAGGAGGCTTTAAAAAAGAAAGATGAATAA
- a CDS encoding TnsA endonuclease C-terminal domain-containing protein has protein sequence MTKRNQSWNENKYNRFVKEGRGQGTGKEYKPWLTIQDFPSMGRVSRILGWKSGRVHHLFSDLQARYFYMLEWEDTVVDIREHYPLLDLEDNIQHKSDLNFKLFTDKDSGYPYTLSTNFLITINRADGVNLHLARSIKMASELEKKKTLERLEIERRYWTEKGIDWGVVTQKEISNVLAKNIEWVHSCLYSYAERGFTQDELIYLGTSLIERLVDAKHSIRKITADFDKEFNYDSGTALFVFKFLIASKQIGIDMTNQIDVNLSNPTIEVKPRVTNEEVKRKCL, from the coding sequence ATGACTAAACGTAATCAATCTTGGAATGAGAATAAATATAATCGGTTTGTTAAAGAAGGACGGGGACAGGGAACAGGTAAGGAATATAAACCATGGTTGACTATTCAGGATTTTCCTTCTATGGGGAGAGTATCACGAATACTAGGGTGGAAGAGTGGTAGAGTACATCATTTATTTTCAGATTTGCAGGCTCGCTACTTTTATATGCTGGAGTGGGAAGATACAGTTGTTGACATTCGAGAACATTATCCCCTGTTGGACCTTGAAGATAATATTCAACATAAATCAGATTTGAATTTCAAACTATTTACAGATAAAGATAGTGGATATCCATATACACTAAGCACTAATTTCCTAATAACGATAAACAGAGCAGACGGAGTTAATTTGCATTTAGCCAGAAGCATAAAAATGGCTTCGGAACTTGAGAAGAAAAAGACATTGGAAAGATTAGAGATTGAACGCCGATATTGGACGGAAAAAGGAATAGACTGGGGAGTTGTTACTCAAAAAGAAATTTCTAATGTGCTTGCAAAAAATATTGAATGGGTGCATTCCTGCTTATATTCATATGCTGAAAGAGGTTTTACACAGGATGAACTAATTTATTTAGGCACCTCTTTAATAGAAAGATTAGTAGATGCCAAGCATTCAATTAGAAAGATTACTGCTGACTTTGACAAGGAATTTAATTACGATTCAGGAACAGCGTTGTTTGTGTTTAAGTTTTTAATTGCTTCCAAACAGATTGGGATAGATATGACTAACCAAATTGACGTAAATCTATCCAATCCAACAATAGAAGTAAAGCCACGAGTTACGAATGAGGAGGTAAAAAGAAAATGCTTGTAG
- a CDS encoding helix-turn-helix domain-containing protein, with amino-acid sequence MGKKLSSYSFEYLLESILKDEISISVNKLNKSEQYPIKKYLTIKEVSSLTGIGSSVIRQLTLSRAMPHRKVKSRIILDENEIIETIESYKKFGWTDPDKNWDVKTVQSEIDNFQKTKEEPTMIDEILRKIIREELASFSNEIKNYAKKDKESYYGRTVLTIKEAANHFRTSPSTIYSLIKEDGMPHFKIYSRHYIVLEEAEAFLWRETARSYAVEGNIYWQRILQRLDWEEKERNVAYEKALKRLEDSTF; translated from the coding sequence ATGGGAAAAAAGTTAAGTAGTTATTCATTTGAGTACCTTTTGGAATCCATCCTTAAAGATGAAATATCTATTTCAGTAAATAAATTAAACAAGAGTGAACAATATCCAATAAAAAAATATCTAACTATCAAAGAAGTATCCTCATTAACTGGTATTGGTTCTTCCGTAATTCGACAATTGACACTATCAAGAGCAATGCCTCATCGAAAAGTTAAATCTCGGATAATACTAGATGAGAATGAAATTATAGAAACAATTGAGAGTTATAAAAAGTTTGGTTGGACTGATCCAGATAAAAATTGGGATGTGAAAACAGTTCAATCTGAAATCGACAACTTTCAAAAGACAAAGGAGGAACCTACGATGATTGATGAAATACTTCGAAAGATAATCAGGGAAGAATTAGCCAGTTTTTCAAATGAAATAAAAAACTATGCAAAGAAAGATAAGGAAAGTTACTACGGAAGAACTGTTTTGACTATAAAAGAAGCAGCAAATCATTTTCGGACAAGTCCTTCTACAATTTATAGTTTAATCAAAGAAGATGGTATGCCTCACTTTAAAATTTATAGTAGGCACTATATTGTCCTTGAAGAGGCTGAGGCATTTTTATGGAGGGAGACTGCTAGATCTTATGCAGTTGAGGGAAATATATATTGGCAACGGATATTACAGAGGCTTGATTGGGAGGAAAAAGAAAGGAACGTGGCATATGAGAAGGCATTAAAAAGGTTAGAAGATAGTACTTTTTGA
- the glmS gene encoding glutamine--fructose-6-phosphate transaminase (isomerizing): MCGIVGYIGNFDSKEILLKGLEKLEYRGYDSAGIAVMNENTVHVFKEKGRIADLRNMVDFDVNAELGIGHTRWATHGVPSVANAHPHQSASGRFTLVHNGVIENYEILKREHLQGVLFNSDTDTEVIVQLIEMFANKGLSTDEAFRKTLKLLHGSYALALLDERDNETIYVAKNKSPLLVGLGDTFNVVASDAMAMLQVTDQYVELMDKEVVIVRKDEVAIVNLDGEKISRDPYTAELDASDIEKGTYPHYMLKEIDEQPLVMRKIIQSYQDGEGALTIDDEILQAMNEADRIYIIAAGTSYHAGLVGKQFIEKMAKIPVEVHISSEFGYNMPLLPEKPLFIFISQSGETADSRAVLVKIKEMGYKAITITNVAGSTLSREADYTLLLHAGPEIAVASTKAYTAQLAVLAILAEVTAKSRGMEMDLDLSRELGIIANAMEVLCDEKEEFESIAREFLSVTRNAFFIGRGLDFYVGLEGALKLKEISYIQAEGFAGGELKHGTIALIEEGTPIIALATQERVNLNIRSNVQEVAARGANACIISMKGLEADEDTFVIPAVHELLTPLISVVPLQLISYYAALHRDCDVDKPRNLAKSVTVE; encoded by the coding sequence ATGTGCGGTATCGTGGGATATATTGGAAATTTTGATTCGAAAGAAATTTTGCTAAAAGGCTTAGAAAAGCTTGAATATAGAGGATATGATTCAGCAGGAATTGCTGTAATGAACGAGAATACTGTCCATGTTTTTAAAGAAAAGGGCCGTATTGCTGATTTAAGAAACATGGTTGATTTTGATGTTAATGCCGAACTAGGAATAGGTCATACTCGCTGGGCTACACATGGAGTGCCAAGTGTAGCTAATGCTCACCCACACCAAAGCGCATCTGGTCGTTTTACGCTTGTTCATAATGGTGTCATTGAAAACTATGAAATCCTAAAACGTGAACATTTGCAAGGCGTTCTTTTTAATAGTGATACAGATACGGAAGTCATCGTTCAGCTAATTGAAATGTTCGCGAATAAGGGATTGTCGACTGATGAAGCGTTCCGAAAGACGCTTAAGCTATTACATGGCTCTTATGCACTTGCCCTTTTAGATGAAAGAGATAATGAAACCATTTATGTAGCGAAAAATAAAAGCCCGCTGCTAGTCGGATTAGGTGACACATTTAATGTGGTCGCATCAGATGCAATGGCGATGCTTCAAGTAACGGACCAATATGTAGAATTAATGGATAAAGAAGTCGTCATTGTGAGAAAAGATGAAGTGGCGATCGTGAACCTTGATGGTGAAAAAATCAGCCGTGATCCTTATACAGCGGAATTAGATGCAAGCGACATTGAAAAAGGAACATACCCGCATTATATGTTAAAGGAAATTGACGAACAGCCTTTAGTGATGCGAAAAATCATCCAAAGCTACCAGGACGGAGAGGGAGCTTTAACGATTGATGACGAAATTCTTCAAGCAATGAATGAGGCTGACCGTATTTATATCATTGCAGCGGGAACTTCCTACCATGCAGGACTTGTTGGAAAACAGTTCATTGAAAAAATGGCGAAAATCCCAGTGGAAGTGCATATTTCCAGTGAGTTTGGCTACAATATGCCATTGCTTCCTGAAAAACCTCTATTCATCTTTATTTCACAGAGCGGGGAAACTGCAGACAGCCGTGCTGTACTTGTGAAAATTAAAGAAATGGGCTATAAAGCGATTACGATTACCAATGTGGCGGGCTCAACACTTTCCCGTGAAGCGGATTACACATTACTGCTTCATGCTGGCCCCGAAATTGCTGTTGCTTCGACAAAAGCGTACACAGCACAGCTTGCGGTATTAGCGATTTTAGCTGAGGTTACAGCAAAGAGCCGTGGAATGGAAATGGATCTTGATCTTTCTCGAGAGCTTGGCATCATTGCGAATGCGATGGAAGTGCTTTGCGATGAAAAGGAAGAATTTGAATCCATTGCCCGTGAGTTTTTGTCAGTTACTCGAAATGCGTTCTTCATCGGTCGTGGGCTAGACTTCTATGTTGGTCTTGAAGGCGCACTGAAGCTGAAGGAGATCTCTTATATTCAGGCAGAAGGGTTTGCTGGAGGTGAATTAAAGCACGGTACGATTGCTTTAATCGAGGAAGGCACTCCGATCATTGCCTTAGCTACACAAGAACGCGTCAACTTAAATATCCGCAGCAACGTCCAAGAAGTCGCTGCCCGAGGAGCCAACGCGTGCATCATTTCTATGAAAGGTCTGGAAGCAGACGAAGATACTTTTGTCATTCCAGCCGTGCACGAACTATTAACACCTCTTATCTCTGTTGTACCATTACAACTAATTTCTTACTACGCTGCCCTACACCGTGACTGTGATGTCGATAAGCCGAGGAATTTGGCGAAGAGTGTAACGGTGGAGTAG
- a CDS encoding toll/interleukin-1 receptor domain-containing protein has product MALFSRRDLINKANSVIQKSYYTKSASTILNESYKAYSPFKTYDIFLSHSYQDAEVILGLKNTLEERGYEVYVDWIEDKQLSRGNVNAQTANQIRNRMRTCRSLFFATSDNSSDSKWMPWELGYYDGYKGKVAILPINNSSYQKDSFEGQEYLGLYNYVIDNHGFVYIKYLNGTIKSFREWVSE; this is encoded by the coding sequence GTGGCTTTATTTTCAAGAAGAGACTTAATTAATAAGGCAAATTCTGTAATACAGAAAAGTTACTACACTAAATCGGCTTCAACTATATTAAACGAAAGTTACAAAGCCTACAGTCCATTTAAAACATACGATATTTTTCTTTCTCATAGTTACCAAGATGCAGAGGTGATTTTAGGATTAAAAAATACTTTAGAGGAAAGGGGATATGAGGTATATGTTGATTGGATAGAAGACAAGCAATTAAGCAGGGGGAATGTAAATGCACAAACAGCAAATCAGATAAGAAACCGAATGAGAACTTGTAGAAGTTTATTCTTTGCTACTTCTGATAATTCTTCTGATTCGAAGTGGATGCCATGGGAATTAGGATATTATGATGGTTATAAAGGAAAAGTAGCAATACTACCAATAAATAATTCATCATATCAGAAAGATTCCTTTGAAGGGCAAGAATATTTAGGATTATATAACTATGTTATTGATAACCATGGATTTGTGTATATTAAATATTTAAATGGAACAATTAAAAGTTTTAGAGAATGGGTCTCGGAATAA
- a CDS encoding ATP-binding protein, whose product MNKIIIQNGSDAIVAEYGEQVIKEYSGNPFIEALPSILSTEEAIEKMAIYAEYNPKERMLDKHYRIHLVQRLFQCFQPLWIHLDLESRISRVIRQGYLARNPFRAGYAQGLQEGHRNIKGLQSELSNNSVFRTTAAGFTIIGVSGMGKTTAINRILSLYPQVIVHKDYNGINFSMYQLSWLKLDCPFDSSLRGLALEFFRKVDDLLGTEYHKKFGLGRKTINDMLVIMSQIARNTGLGVLVIDEIQHLSKAKSGGDQKMLNFFVTLVNTIGVPVILVGTPAGLSILQSEFRQARRGSGQGDMIWDRLKNNQNWELLINALWGYQWTKKQIPLTGDFKNTLYEESQGIIDIAVKLYAMGQIDAIMTGREEITPETISQVANKHLQLVKPMIQALKSGNISKIAKFEDISTVDVDFLGFMDRERASIDLQMKIEAIKRTQKKKEQEMSISIKEKAILKLIELDFEPNEVQKVVEEITEKEGNLDINELVVRAIQGISVAYKRKKRSKKEESSVVNDIRNLVIEGRKENKTAYEILSNGGFIKSHENDFGWTG is encoded by the coding sequence ATGAATAAGATTATTATTCAAAATGGCAGTGATGCTATTGTTGCTGAATACGGGGAACAGGTTATCAAGGAATATAGTGGGAATCCTTTCATTGAAGCACTTCCTTCTATACTCTCTACAGAGGAAGCCATTGAAAAAATGGCTATATATGCCGAATACAATCCAAAAGAAAGAATGCTAGATAAACATTATCGCATTCATTTAGTACAAAGATTATTCCAATGCTTTCAGCCGTTATGGATACACTTGGACTTAGAAAGTAGAATCTCCAGAGTAATTCGTCAGGGGTATTTGGCAAGAAATCCTTTTCGAGCCGGGTATGCACAGGGCTTGCAGGAAGGACATCGAAATATCAAAGGATTGCAAAGTGAACTAAGCAATAATAGTGTTTTTAGAACAACTGCAGCAGGTTTTACGATAATCGGTGTGAGTGGTATGGGAAAAACAACTGCTATAAATAGGATTTTGTCCTTATACCCTCAAGTTATCGTTCACAAAGACTATAACGGAATAAATTTCAGTATGTATCAACTTTCATGGCTTAAACTCGATTGTCCTTTTGATTCTTCCTTGAGAGGACTAGCCTTGGAATTTTTTCGAAAGGTCGACGATTTATTGGGAACAGAATATCACAAAAAATTTGGGCTAGGTAGAAAAACGATAAATGATATGTTGGTGATTATGTCTCAAATAGCGAGAAACACAGGGCTGGGTGTTTTAGTTATAGACGAGATTCAGCATTTAAGTAAAGCAAAAAGTGGTGGGGATCAAAAGATGCTGAACTTTTTTGTAACACTAGTTAATACAATTGGTGTTCCAGTTATTTTAGTAGGAACTCCCGCTGGATTGTCTATTTTGCAAAGTGAATTTAGACAGGCAAGGCGGGGAAGTGGTCAAGGAGATATGATTTGGGATAGATTAAAAAACAACCAAAACTGGGAGTTATTGATTAATGCGCTTTGGGGTTATCAATGGACCAAGAAACAGATTCCTTTAACAGGTGATTTTAAAAATACCTTGTATGAGGAAAGCCAAGGTATTATTGATATTGCGGTAAAACTTTACGCTATGGGTCAAATTGATGCCATTATGACAGGGAGGGAAGAAATAACACCAGAAACCATTAGTCAGGTGGCTAATAAGCATTTACAACTTGTTAAACCAATGATTCAGGCTTTGAAGTCGGGTAACATTAGTAAGATTGCAAAGTTTGAGGATATCAGTACAGTAGATGTAGATTTTTTAGGATTTATGGATAGAGAAAGGGCTTCTATTGATTTGCAAATGAAGATAGAGGCAATAAAAAGAACGCAAAAGAAAAAAGAACAAGAAATGAGTATATCCATAAAAGAAAAGGCAATTTTGAAACTTATAGAATTGGATTTTGAACCAAACGAGGTTCAAAAGGTTGTAGAGGAAATTACTGAAAAAGAGGGAAATTTGGATATAAACGAATTGGTTGTGAGAGCCATTCAGGGAATATCTGTTGCATATAAACGAAAGAAAAGGTCAAAGAAGGAAGAATCTTCGGTAGTGAATGATATAAGAAATTTAGTTATTGAGGGACGAAAAGAGAACAAGACAGCGTATGAAATTCTTAGTAATGGTGGCTTTATTAAAAGTCATGAAAACGATTTTGGTTGGACAGGGTGA
- a CDS encoding TnsD family transposase: MMTFFPVPYNDELLYSVLARYHVRSGNVSIKATQKDIYGTDSITAIMDLPSHIYRIMENLPVGHHYTPEYLIANHTLYPFYAAFLPPDHAAKVKESMIGDNGGSIYNRIGLMASSVKFNQYFKFCPQCAEEEMDNLGEMYWHRIHQIPGVLVCPDHNIPLYDSQVTVRGYNKHDYRLAAPETCKKSASESIYTDMIMEKAIKITEDIKFLLSNKVENKSLDWFKEQYLSRLKELSFANVNGRVRKKELLESFLDFYGHGLLEKMQSDINNNNNWLNDMLRRNRRTTHPLRHLLFIQFLGISISDFFSKEIEYKPFGEKPWPCLNPVASHYLSPVVTDIELKHGTDSKSPIGLFRCDCGFIYLRTGPDKEEKDRYKITKIKQFGPVWEAKLKQLTRQRLSLRETARQLKVDPATVKKYAKKLGLQTYWIKRSEEEDRSKNSIKQDSPSKKREGYRREWLKLKKQYPSSSKTELRQLNNSVFTWLYRNDRDWLNRNSPNLKSTANDNHRVDWKYRDEEIYENVRVAVNDLLSVEKPKRITISSVGSRIGIRPLLEKHLDKLPMTKGYLNDKTESIKDFQIRRLQWAVQELKEDGHDLSLWRVYRKAGIRETFQYELQEEALKLIIENNYL, encoded by the coding sequence ATGATGACCTTCTTTCCTGTCCCGTATAATGACGAACTTTTATACAGTGTTTTGGCGAGATACCACGTACGTAGTGGAAACGTCAGTATCAAAGCAACACAAAAGGATATATATGGAACGGACAGTATTACAGCAATAATGGACTTGCCTTCTCATATCTATCGTATTATGGAAAACCTTCCTGTCGGGCATCATTATACACCCGAATACCTAATTGCAAATCATACACTGTATCCATTTTATGCTGCTTTCCTGCCTCCTGACCATGCTGCTAAAGTTAAAGAATCTATGATTGGGGATAATGGGGGCAGCATTTATAATAGGATTGGTTTGATGGCAAGTTCAGTTAAGTTTAATCAGTACTTTAAATTTTGCCCCCAATGTGCTGAAGAAGAGATGGATAATCTTGGGGAAATGTATTGGCATAGGATTCATCAAATACCGGGAGTTCTTGTTTGTCCAGATCATAACATTCCACTGTATGATAGCCAAGTAACTGTTAGAGGTTATAACAAGCATGATTATAGATTAGCCGCTCCTGAAACCTGCAAAAAAAGTGCTTCGGAATCAATTTACACTGATATGATTATGGAAAAGGCAATCAAAATTACAGAAGATATTAAATTCCTGTTAAGTAATAAGGTAGAAAATAAGTCGTTGGACTGGTTTAAAGAGCAGTATTTAAGTAGGTTAAAAGAACTTAGTTTTGCAAATGTAAACGGTAGGGTAAGAAAAAAAGAGTTGCTAGAGTCCTTTTTGGATTTTTATGGACATGGATTACTGGAAAAAATGCAGTCAGATATTAATAATAATAACAATTGGCTAAATGATATGCTTCGTAGAAACCGTAGAACTACCCATCCCTTAAGACACCTATTATTTATACAGTTCCTCGGAATTTCCATTTCGGATTTTTTTAGTAAAGAAATCGAATATAAACCGTTTGGAGAGAAACCTTGGCCATGTTTGAACCCTGTTGCTAGTCATTATTTGAGCCCCGTTGTTACCGACATAGAATTAAAGCATGGTACGGATAGTAAAAGTCCCATTGGGTTATTTAGGTGCGATTGTGGCTTTATTTACCTCAGAACAGGTCCTGATAAAGAAGAGAAAGACAGATACAAAATAACTAAGATTAAGCAGTTTGGCCCAGTATGGGAAGCCAAATTAAAACAACTTACTAGACAAAGACTAAGTTTAAGGGAAACGGCAAGGCAATTGAAGGTAGATCCAGCCACAGTCAAAAAATATGCTAAGAAATTAGGTTTACAAACATATTGGATAAAAAGAAGTGAGGAAGAGGATAGAAGTAAAAATTCCATTAAGCAGGATTCTCCTTCCAAGAAGAGAGAAGGATACAGAAGAGAATGGCTTAAATTAAAAAAACAATATCCCAGCAGCAGTAAAACAGAATTACGCCAACTTAACAATAGTGTGTTCACATGGTTATATCGTAATGATAGGGACTGGTTGAATCGAAACTCCCCTAATTTAAAATCAACCGCCAATGATAATCATAGGGTTGACTGGAAGTATCGGGATGAGGAAATTTACGAAAATGTAAGAGTTGCAGTCAATGATTTGTTATCTGTCGAGAAGCCCAAACGTATTACAATAAGTTCAGTAGGCAGTAGAATTGGAATTAGACCATTATTGGAAAAACACCTTGATAAACTTCCAATGACAAAAGGGTATTTGAATGACAAAACTGAGAGTATTAAGGACTTTCAAATTAGAAGGTTACAATGGGCAGTACAGGAGTTAAAGGAAGACGGACATGATTTGTCCTTATGGAGAGTTTACCGAAAGGCTGGAATAAGGGAAACATTCCAGTATGAACTACAAGAAGAGGCATTAAAATTAATTATTGAAAACAATTATTTGTAA